The following proteins are co-located in the Desulfatiglans sp. genome:
- a CDS encoding YraN family protein: MTKERLELGKTGEELAFKKVKKLGYKCLVKNYRCPLGEIDLIAKHKDCLVFLEIKTRKGRDIGYAKEAVDSRKKRQISKAALYYMKENNCPDVRSRFDVVAVSINQEMAEIEVIQDAFELTY, from the coding sequence ATGACAAAAGAGCGTCTTGAACTCGGAAAAACCGGGGAAGAATTGGCATTCAAAAAGGTAAAAAAGCTAGGCTATAAATGCCTTGTAAAAAATTACAGGTGCCCCCTGGGTGAAATCGACCTGATAGCAAAGCACAAAGACTGCCTTGTTTTTCTTGAAATCAAGACCAGAAAAGGCAGGGATATCGGCTATGCAAAGGAGGCAGTAGACTCAAGGAAAAAGAGGCAGATATCCAAAGCCGCCCTCTATTACATGAAGGAGAATAACTGCCCTGATGTAAGATCAAGGTTTGATGTTGTTGCAGTAAGCATCAACCAGGAAATGGCGGAAATAGAGGTTATACAGGATGCATTTGAGCTTACTTATTAA
- a CDS encoding ribonuclease HII → MVKASKNLSLFKDTGNIKAADPLYYESAAHKDGYNMVAGIDEAGRGPLAGPVVSAAVILPRDLIIPGVKDSKKMSEKARENAFLEILKNAIAVGIGVVSRAYIDEHNILNASLESMKIAVDHLDIVPDFLLIDGIFKIQNPLPHKCIIKGDQLSHTISAASIIAKVYRDRIMSVYDRCCPEYGFIKNKGYGTKQHLDAIKKHGPSPFHRMSFKGVC, encoded by the coding sequence TTGGTCAAGGCCAGTAAAAATCTTTCTCTTTTCAAAGATACAGGCAATATAAAGGCTGCTGATCCATTATATTATGAATCAGCAGCCCATAAAGATGGATATAATATGGTTGCAGGTATTGACGAGGCAGGAAGAGGGCCTCTTGCAGGCCCGGTTGTTTCGGCAGCAGTCATCCTGCCAAGAGATCTGATCATCCCCGGAGTAAAAGACTCAAAAAAGATGTCTGAAAAGGCAAGAGAGAATGCCTTTTTAGAAATATTAAAAAATGCAATCGCAGTGGGTATTGGTGTTGTTTCCCGCGCATATATTGATGAGCATAACATCCTCAATGCATCCCTTGAATCCATGAAGATAGCAGTGGATCACCTTGATATCGTTCCTGATTTTCTCCTCATTGATGGAATATTTAAGATCCAGAATCCTCTCCCCCATAAATGCATTATAAAAGGTGATCAATTGAGCCACACTATCTCTGCAGCCTCCATCATAGCAAAGGTATACAGGGACAGGATTATGAGCGTCTATGACAGATGCTGTCCGGAATACGGGTTTATAAAGAACAAGGGATACGGTACAAAACAGCATCTGGATGCCATTAAGAAACATGGTCCATCCCCTTTTCACAGGATGTCATTCAAGGGTGTATGCTGA